TGTATTCCAAAGAAATCAAGAATAACGAAAGCTTTAAAAAAGCGCAAGGGCTAGCAGATAAGTTTGCGGAACGAGATGGTCGTAGACCCCGTATAATGGTCGCTAAAATGGGACAGGACGGTCATGACCGCGGAGCCAAAGTAGTTGCTACGGGTTATGCGGATTTAGGATTTGATGTAGACATTGGACCGTTATTCCAGACCCCAAAGGAAGCGGCAAAACAAGCGGTGGAAAATGATGTGCATATTCTTGGGGTTTCTTCTTTGGCCGGGGGTCATAAAACCTTGGTGCCTCAAGTAATAGAAGAACTTAAGCGCTATGGTCGTGAGGATATCATGGTTATAGTAGGAGGTGTTATCCCCAAACAGGACTATCAATATTTGTTGGATTCAGGGGCGACAGCTGTTTATGGGCCCGGGACTAAAATCAGTGACGCCGCAATAGAGATATTAGAATTATTAATATCGGAAAAATAGAAAAGTTGAATTAAAAAAGGCCAAACATATATTAGTTTGGCCATTTTTATTGAATAAAGATCGATTAGGCTACTTCCACCTCTACCTCACTTTTTCTATTCTTCATCCAGAAATACAAAATAGTAAAAAGTACAATCAGTATTGCGGGAAAAATAGTCATTGTTTCTAGTGTTGCTTGTCCAGAGACTAATTCCAGTTCATCCCCAGTTAAACCCTGTGCCGAGGCGTCGGCTCTATCAGAATCAATCCACCCACCGATGATGGGTTGGAAAATTGACGATGAGAACATGCCAACGGCACCGACAATGGACATACCCAAGGCACCACTTTTGGGCACTTTGGTGGCTACTAAACCAATCATATTGGGCCAAAAATAGGCAATACCAAGTGCAAATATAATAGCTGCAACATAGGCCATAGCCCCTGTTTGCGTACTGAACAAGTAAATCCCGATTGTTGCTAAGATAGCAGAGCCCAGGAGTACTCCAGTCTGGTCGAATTTTTTTACCATATCTCCACCAAAATATCTGGCAACTGCCATTAAACCCGCAGTTAGCGCCAAAATTAAATAAGGATTTGCACCGCTTTTCGCTAGAATAAGACTAACCCATTGGTTAGGTCCGAATTCAGAAATAGCTGTTAGGGCCATACATATACCAATAAAAATAAATAATGGGGTAATCAAAGCTTTCAAATTGCTACTTAGTGTTGCTGCCTCCTGTACTTTTGCTTTAGGCCAATCCTGTCCATAAAACAAATAGGCATAAATTAGAGCAGGAATTAAAAGTAACCATACTTGATCTTGCCCTAATATTCCAAAATAAGTCATTAAACCTGAAAGCAAACTTCCTACAGCTATACCGCCTGGAAACCACATATGAAAACGATTCAGCATCTTACTCATTCTTGTCCCTTTGTATGCATCAGCAATCATCGGATTACAAGCTGCTTCTGTACAGCCATTACCTAACCCTATTAGTAGATTTGCTATCAATAAACCCATATAACTACCTGAGAAAATCAATAACAATATACCTACAGCATGAGCGAAAAAAGCAAATTGCATAATGGCTTTACCACCTACCTTATGGTAAATGAGGCCACCAATAACCATAGAAATGGGAAAACCTAGGAACCACATAGATGTAATTAATCCCGCCTGACTTGCGGTTAATTCCAATTCAGTTTTCAATTGATCCAAAATTCCAGCTGCAATAGCGAAGGAGAAAGCGGTGGTTATCAATGCAAAACAGCTACCGTAAAATAGTCTGTTGGCATTTACATTTGGGCTAGTCGTTGAACTTTCCATAAATTATTGGGTTTATTTATTGCTTTGGTTAACACGCTAATCTACTAAAAATGAAATTATTTTACTTATTTTTTATCGAAATCATATTGCTTCGTATAATTAATTGTTGAATTCTAAGCTTTTAGTGTTCTTCTAAAAGGTTAAGACTGCCTTGGAAGCAGGTGTTTAGGTAGATCTTCCACCCGTTCGCAGCACAACTGGTCCATGACCTGTTTAAACTGTCTCTTAAGGATGGCAATAGTATGTTCCCCTCCCTCATTTCCCAATGCGGCAGCACCGTAGGTAAATGCCCTACCCATAAAGGTGAATTTAGCTCCACTCGCGATTGCTCTGGCAATATCCGGACCTGAACGTAGTCCGCTATCCATCATGATTTCTATTTTGTCGGCATAATTGGCCACTATCCCTTCTAGGGAATGTATGGTGGATTGCGCGGCATCCAATTGTCTGCCACCGTGATTTGAAACGATGATGCCATCAAAACCCAAGCGTATGGCATCGGCCGTATCCTGTGGTGATGCCACCCCCTTCAGTACTAATTTCCCTTTCCATTTATCCCGAATAGGTTTTATTATTTCCTCGTTTAACCTGCCTGAAAAAGTCTTATCCATAAACTGTCCCAGTTGTTTTAGGTTTAACCCCTCTGGGGTATAGGGCTTCAAATTTTCGAAAGTGGGTTGACCGTATTTCAACGTGTTGTAGGCCCAAGTGGGTTTTCCAAGGATTTGAAGAATATTCTTAGCCGACATTTTTGGTGGAAGGGCAAGGCCATTACGAATATCACGGGGTCTATAACCAAAGGTCGGGACATCGCATAATAAGACCAAAACAGGGCATCCGGCTGCTTCCGCCCTGTCCAATAGATCGTTTCTTATTGCATCCTCTACCGGATTGTATAATTGAAACCAAGCCCTTCCTTCGGTCAGTTCGCTGGCTCTTTCAATATCCATGGTGGCCACGGTGCTTAAAATAAATGGTATGTTGTGGGCATGTGCGGCCTTTGCCAGGATTTCGGGCGAATTGGGCCAAATCAAACCTCTCAAACCAACGGGCGCAATTCCAAAAGGCGCATCAAACTCCATTCCCAGTACCTTGGTCTTTGTAGAACTGTTCCCATAATTATTTAGATATCTAGGTTGTAATTGTATCTCTCTTATTTCTGAAGTATTCCGAGCCAGACTTACATCTTCGTTACACCCTCCATCCAAATACTCGAATGCAAAAGCGGGCACCCTTTTTTTTGCCAGCTTTCTTAGGTCATCTATGGATGGATACTTGGTATTGATAGTAGAACTCATGAAATTTCAGCGGTTAGAAGATTTTTAAATATACGACATACGGATTTCTGGACTATGTAAATTAATAAAAGCGTCATATCTTCATACATAATATGAATGCTTTAAGTTTGACTAATATAAATAAAGTATAGCATGAAATTATATTCAATAGTGTTACTTACGTTTCTTATAGTATCCTGTAACCCTGTATCCAATACTGAGGATAAAAAAATGGGAGAGTCCGCCCAGGGCTCCGTTATCCCAAAGGGTTATGATCCAGAGGCGAACCTTGCAAAGTTAGATGTGGAGTTTCGAGATCAGGGCACTCCAGTTGCCAATTATGTACATGGCGTACAAACTGGCAATTTGATTTTTTTGGCGGGGAAAGGTCCCAAACAAGCCAATGGAGAGAATATTATAGGTAAGTTAGGGGTTGAGTTGACGGTGGAGGAGGGGTACGCCGCCGCACGTGAAGTTGGAATAAATCAATTATCGGTACTCAAAGACATGCTTGGGAACCTCAACCGCGTTAAACGCATTATAAAAGTAAAGGGAATGGTAAATGCCGCTCCCGATTTTACTGACCAATCCAAAGTTATCAATGGCTATTCCGACTTAATGGTAGCGGTTTTTGGTGAAAATGGTAAGCATGCACGCGCTGCCGTTGGTATGGGCTCTTTACCCGGGAACATGGCCGTTGAGGTAGAAATGATCGTGGAGGTTTGGGAATAATGACAGGACGCTAATTTGAAATAATATTACCTTGCCAGTCAATTTCTTTGTCGAACGGATTCAATAATCTGTCGGTTATAATACTGATAGTTCGTCGGTTTAATTTGGTGTTCCCGTCTGCAGATTGCTTAATGCCCCAAGACTCCCAATTTTCAAGTAAGCTTTGTTCTTGATAGTTGGGATTCAATGTTTTCATAATTTCTATAACAAATTTTAGTGTTACCCCTTTTCCTGATGCAGGTAAATTTTCCAATTGAGAAAAGTATGGGAGGAGACCATTTTTCCATTCGTATTCGGATACGATTTGCTCTGGATAAAACCAAGTTTGATTTGCCCATTTAAAGGGGATGCCAGTTCCTTTTAGAATTCCGCTAGCGCCAATACGCTGCATTGCTGCAAAAGCTACATCCTCTATTTTGACATCTATAAAGGGCATCAGGTAAGCATTGTATTCCAGTAGCGTATTCTGGACTTTTCTAATGGATATCTCTGAAGGCTTTTTATTCTCGGAAATAGCTATGGCCGCCAAAGCACCAGCGGCCTGACCAATTCCTAGTACTACGGGTTGTAATCGTGTAGCTCCATTAACGATATTGGAAACACTGATATTCTTTTCAGCAACAAGGAAGTTATCTACGTTTTCTGGAACCAAACTACCTATGGGAATATTATAGCTAGGGATCTTTATATTTATAAAATCGATTTCAGGTGCTTCCGGATTCTTATCATGATGATGATCTATAGGGTAATCCCCTACGGCAATGCCCGTTCTATAGAGGTTGAAATCATAGGGATGTTCTAAATGATCCACCGTTAAGAAGACCTTCCCTTTTATCCTCCTTGCCTCTCGGTCATAGGGAATCATAGGAAAGTTGTCGCCTGTAGGAAATTCTTCAGCCACTCTTAAGTTTTTGAAACCTAGTTCATTTTGGATATAGTAAACAAAACCTTGGGTAAAATCCTTGGCTTCTTTTAATTTGTTTTGCCGGTCATCAGTGGTAAGTTCTGGCCAGTTCAAATAAAAATCATTCCCACAATTGGGCCAATTTATCATGTATTTATTGTTTGGAAGTTTACCGTAGTTCAGCATTTGTTCACAACTGGAAACGCCACCGAACATTTCACCACTTTCTCGGTTGCAAGCACATTCATATGCTTGAGGATTGTAATCGTTCGGCTTTTTTACTAATCCTTTTTTTTCTGGAGTATCGCCTTTATCCTCTAAAATAAGCACATAAGTCAGGTCTTGGACAATTTGGTTTGCACTATCGGGCGCTTCATTTTCTCCAGTATCTGATTTTGCATCCATACCCAACCTGAAATCCGCCCCTACTAAGGGGAGCAATTCACCAATTTCAGTAGCATCGATAAGAATTTTAGCAGTTGTAACATACGTTTTGCCTTTCTGCTGGTAACTAACCGACCAGCCGTCGTCTAGCTTTTCAATACTTGTGTACTTGGCGTTAAAGGCAATGGTCAAATTTGGAAATTCGGTCATTTTCTGCAATATTTTGTTTCCTTTGGAAGGCTCAAATAGCGTATGACTTACCCAGCCCGTTGCCAAGGCTTCTGCTCCGCCATAATGGTCACGGAGCTTTTGTCTAAACTCGCCCCAAATTCCCGATGGCAGTTGGTGATTACCATCAATTGCCGATACACCTGCCGACGTCAACATTCCGCCTAACCATGGAGTGGCTTCTATTATTTGAACTTTAGCCCCCATTTTAGCTGCTTGTATACCCGCAGATGTGCCGCCTGCACCGCCGCCGATGATTACAATATCAATTTGATTTTGCGCAACGCCTAAAGTCGAGAATAAAAGAGTAATTAAAACCAGATGTATTGTTTTCATATAGCTGTATTCTTCAAAGTTTTCCAAACTTCCAATAAGGCTCTTGGAACGTGAAAACACCCTTTCCATTTTCCGCCCTTAAGGTCTAGCAACACTTTCCCTTCCCTATTCAGATAGCCAAACCATTCACCTCCATTTTTAGTATCTCTAAAATGTTCCCAAGTATAGTCATGAACTTTCTTAAACCAGTTGGCTGCCTTCGGGTTTTGGTTATAGGCATACGTTTTTGCGAGCGCTACCAGTGTTTCCAAGTGTACCCACCATAGTTTCTGGTCGTGTTCCAACTGTTGGGTCGGGTAACCCTTTACGTCCATAAAATAAAAAATACCTCCGTGCTCATCGTCCCAACCGTGTTCTAATTGCTGAAACATGATTTTTTCCGCTTTTTCAATTAATGCTTTGTCATTTTTACGAATTCCAAGGTTCATAACAAACCACATGGCTTCAATGGCGTGCCCCGGATTTAAGAGACGACCCTCGAAACAATCTATGAACTCCCCCATATCCGAAACGTTTTCAAGAACTAAACCGCTCGTTTCATCATAGAAGGTATTCATGACCAAATCAATTACAGAATCGGTGATTTCTGTGACGCTATCAGAGCCTAATAGTGGTTCTAGCTCTAAAGACAGATTGCACAAAATCATGGGTAAGGCAAAATTCTGAAGATTGCGAGTGCCAGGGACAGCTTTATTGTAATTGCCTTTTGGATTGTGCTGTCTCTTTAGAATATTTGCAAAGGTGTTCGTTGAAATTTTCTTATACCGCTCTTCAGGTGCAATTTCATACAATTTTCCAAATGCCATTGCTGCAAAACAATCGGAAAAGATATTATAGGGTTGGACCAAAGGCCGACCGCTTTGATTTAAGGAAAAATACCAATTACCCTTTTGGTCCCGACCGTGCTTTTCAAGAAAATCAGCTCCAGAGACGGCCATTTCTTTCCAAGATTCCTTTTTTTGAACGGACTTGTATAAAGTCGAAAACATCCAAACTTGCCTTGCTTGTAACCAAATAAATTTATCCGTATCGTACACTTCCCCATTTTGGGTAAGGCAAGTAAAGAATCCTCCACAATCCTTGTCCAACGAATATTTTTCCCAGAAGGGGATGACCTCGTTTAAAAGCTCGTCCTTGTAAATTTCTGCGTATGCGTTCAAAATGTATCTTTATGTTATAAAAGGTTTTCCAGTCTTTGGTTATATCCCTGGCGTTATTTCTTCCTCTCGTTCCTAAACAGAGCCAAGACGGTAGCGATTCCTTTTAGCTATATAGAAAAATGTTCCATATATCTGTTATACAAATGCCCTGCCTGCTTGTAAGCCGATTGCGGACTCATAAAATGTGAGAACTCAAAAGTGATCGCTTTTGTGCAACTTGCTCTTTTTGCAGCTTTCAGCTTCAGTAATAATTTTTCCCATTTTATGGGAAGGAATTTAATGGGCATATCGCGATCAAAGGATTCCGAGTTCGTCCAACATTCCAGTTTATATTTATCGGCCAAGGTTTTGTTTAACCTTAAATAATCCTCTAAATCATCGTATCTCACATGACCGTCCTGGAAAGCTACGATATCTACGCTGTTCTTAATTCCTCTGAATATTTCATCCCATTCCTCTTCATGTTCTTTGAGTGATACACTTGCTTCTTTCGTAAGCTGATCTGAGCTTGTCGAAACTGCTTTTTTCCCATCTATCCACGGTGATATCAAAACAGGCAATCCGTTGCTCACAGCTTTACATTTGTCTCCTAATTTGACAATGGAAGTTATTGCTCCTTTTGTTCTTCGGCTCAGTTCCAAGCTTAAATACCAACCTCCGAAACTTTTATAATGTCCGTAAGTTCTATAGACTTCTTCCACAACATGAAGATTTAAGTCTACTTCTTGGTGCATATCTCCGGTTTCCCAATAGACACCGCTATCGTAAGTTCCAAAATAAAAGGTCATACCATATTTTTCAGCAAGTTCAAGGTACAATTTGACCAAATCTAAAGGAGGTCTGAAACAGTTGCGTTGTTTTATAAGATAAGAAGATGGATAGGTCAAAAATTGTTGATATCCGCAGCGTATCAAAATCACGGTATCAATCCCCATTTTTTTCATGAGGGCAAAGTCCATGTCCCATTCTTTTGCGCCCCAATTTTGATGGGGAATGTCATGGCTGATTTCGTCTATAAATGTTCCTGTTATCTTCATACTATACCTTCTCCAAATTATCCCACCAATATCTTTTCAATAAGACGCTTGTCAATATCAAGACCGCACTCCAAATAACCATTTCTGTATTCTGCCGAAGCATAAAATATAAGGGGATGACCACTTGAGCCATTTGCCAAATGATTCCGATTACGATATTAAAGGCATCTCTTTTAAAATCTATGTTAGGCC
This sequence is a window from Maribacter aestuarii. Protein-coding genes within it:
- a CDS encoding MFS transporter is translated as MESSTTSPNVNANRLFYGSCFALITTAFSFAIAAGILDQLKTELELTASQAGLITSMWFLGFPISMVIGGLIYHKVGGKAIMQFAFFAHAVGILLLIFSGSYMGLLIANLLIGLGNGCTEAACNPMIADAYKGTRMSKMLNRFHMWFPGGIAVGSLLSGLMTYFGILGQDQVWLLLIPALIYAYLFYGQDWPKAKVQEAATLSSNLKALITPLFIFIGICMALTAISEFGPNQWVSLILAKSGANPYLILALTAGLMAVARYFGGDMVKKFDQTGVLLGSAILATIGIYLFSTQTGAMAYVAAIIFALGIAYFWPNMIGLVATKVPKSGALGMSIVGAVGMFSSSIFQPIIGGWIDSDRADASAQGLTGDELELVSGQATLETMTIFPAILIVLFTILYFWMKNRKSEVEVEVA
- a CDS encoding AGE family epimerase/isomerase; translation: MNAYAEIYKDELLNEVIPFWEKYSLDKDCGGFFTCLTQNGEVYDTDKFIWLQARQVWMFSTLYKSVQKKESWKEMAVSGADFLEKHGRDQKGNWYFSLNQSGRPLVQPYNIFSDCFAAMAFGKLYEIAPEERYKKISTNTFANILKRQHNPKGNYNKAVPGTRNLQNFALPMILCNLSLELEPLLGSDSVTEITDSVIDLVMNTFYDETSGLVLENVSDMGEFIDCFEGRLLNPGHAIEAMWFVMNLGIRKNDKALIEKAEKIMFQQLEHGWDDEHGGIFYFMDVKGYPTQQLEHDQKLWWVHLETLVALAKTYAYNQNPKAANWFKKVHDYTWEHFRDTKNGGEWFGYLNREGKVLLDLKGGKWKGCFHVPRALLEVWKTLKNTAI
- a CDS encoding DUF4434 domain-containing protein encodes the protein MKITGTFIDEISHDIPHQNWGAKEWDMDFALMKKMGIDTVILIRCGYQQFLTYPSSYLIKQRNCFRPPLDLVKLYLELAEKYGMTFYFGTYDSGVYWETGDMHQEVDLNLHVVEEVYRTYGHYKSFGGWYLSLELSRRTKGAITSIVKLGDKCKAVSNGLPVLISPWIDGKKAVSTSSDQLTKEASVSLKEHEEEWDEIFRGIKNSVDIVAFQDGHVRYDDLEDYLRLNKTLADKYKLECWTNSESFDRDMPIKFLPIKWEKLLLKLKAAKRASCTKAITFEFSHFMSPQSAYKQAGHLYNRYMEHFSI
- a CDS encoding alpha-hydroxy acid oxidase, with amino-acid sequence MSSTINTKYPSIDDLRKLAKKRVPAFAFEYLDGGCNEDVSLARNTSEIREIQLQPRYLNNYGNSSTKTKVLGMEFDAPFGIAPVGLRGLIWPNSPEILAKAAHAHNIPFILSTVATMDIERASELTEGRAWFQLYNPVEDAIRNDLLDRAEAAGCPVLVLLCDVPTFGYRPRDIRNGLALPPKMSAKNILQILGKPTWAYNTLKYGQPTFENLKPYTPEGLNLKQLGQFMDKTFSGRLNEEIIKPIRDKWKGKLVLKGVASPQDTADAIRLGFDGIIVSNHGGRQLDAAQSTIHSLEGIVANYADKIEIMMDSGLRSGPDIARAIASGAKFTFMGRAFTYGAAALGNEGGEHTIAILKRQFKQVMDQLCCERVEDLPKHLLPRQS
- a CDS encoding RidA family protein; protein product: MKLYSIVLLTFLIVSCNPVSNTEDKKMGESAQGSVIPKGYDPEANLAKLDVEFRDQGTPVANYVHGVQTGNLIFLAGKGPKQANGENIIGKLGVELTVEEGYAAAREVGINQLSVLKDMLGNLNRVKRIIKVKGMVNAAPDFTDQSKVINGYSDLMVAVFGENGKHARAAVGMGSLPGNMAVEVEMIVEVWE
- a CDS encoding FAD-dependent oxidoreductase: MKTIHLVLITLLFSTLGVAQNQIDIVIIGGGAGGTSAGIQAAKMGAKVQIIEATPWLGGMLTSAGVSAIDGNHQLPSGIWGEFRQKLRDHYGGAEALATGWVSHTLFEPSKGNKILQKMTEFPNLTIAFNAKYTSIEKLDDGWSVSYQQKGKTYVTTAKILIDATEIGELLPLVGADFRLGMDAKSDTGENEAPDSANQIVQDLTYVLILEDKGDTPEKKGLVKKPNDYNPQAYECACNRESGEMFGGVSSCEQMLNYGKLPNNKYMINWPNCGNDFYLNWPELTTDDRQNKLKEAKDFTQGFVYYIQNELGFKNLRVAEEFPTGDNFPMIPYDREARRIKGKVFLTVDHLEHPYDFNLYRTGIAVGDYPIDHHHDKNPEAPEIDFINIKIPSYNIPIGSLVPENVDNFLVAEKNISVSNIVNGATRLQPVVLGIGQAAGALAAIAISENKKPSEISIRKVQNTLLEYNAYLMPFIDVKIEDVAFAAMQRIGASGILKGTGIPFKWANQTWFYPEQIVSEYEWKNGLLPYFSQLENLPASGKGVTLKFVIEIMKTLNPNYQEQSLLENWESWGIKQSADGNTKLNRRTISIITDRLLNPFDKEIDWQGNIISN